One region of Candidatus Rokuibacteriota bacterium genomic DNA includes:
- a CDS encoding type II toxin-antitoxin system prevent-host-death family antitoxin, which yields MGSVGVRELKNRLAEYLRRTKRGEEVIVTERGKPIALLQPILSAETPVSLEARLAKLAARGVVTLPTRKLLRRVRLVRVRGKPLSRTILEDRR from the coding sequence ATGGGCAGCGTCGGCGTCCGGGAGCTTAAGAACCGCCTCGCGGAGTACCTCCGTCGGACCAAGCGCGGCGAAGAGGTTATCGTCACCGAGAGGGGAAAGCCGATCGCCCTGCTCCAGCCCATCCTGTCGGCAGAGACCCCCGTGAGCCTGGAGGCGCGACTGGCGAAGCTGGCCGCACGGGGTGTGGTGACCTTGCCCACCCGGAAGTTGTTGAGGCGCGTCCGGCTGGTCCGGGTTCGCGGCAAGCCGCTCTCCAGGACGATCCTCGAAGACCGGAGATGA
- a CDS encoding type II toxin-antitoxin system VapC family toxin, whose product MNYLDTSALIKRFVDERGTPLVQAILAREGLFATANIAYAEVYAGLTRRHRERDLSPAEYAGSCRQFEHDWQGCLRVDLSGPVLDVARQLIQRHPLKGFDAIHLASACRLHTELGEPITFVAADNRLLRAAEAEGLTVINPESPAAHRR is encoded by the coding sequence ATGAACTATCTCGATACCAGCGCGCTCATCAAGCGCTTCGTCGACGAGAGGGGAACCCCGCTCGTCCAGGCCATCCTGGCCCGAGAGGGACTGTTCGCGACGGCGAACATCGCCTACGCCGAGGTGTACGCCGGACTCACACGCCGTCACCGGGAGCGCGACCTCTCGCCTGCCGAGTACGCCGGGTCCTGTCGCCAGTTCGAGCACGACTGGCAGGGCTGTCTCCGCGTCGACCTCTCTGGCCCCGTCCTCGATGTCGCCCGCCAGCTCATCCAGCGTCACCCGCTGAAGGGGTTCGACGCCATTCACCTCGCCTCGGCGTGCCGCCTTCACACGGAGCTGGGCGAGCCCATCACCTTCGTCGCCGCCGACAATCGGCTCCTCCGGGCGGCGGAGGCCGAGGGCCTCACGGTCATCAACCCCGAAAGCCCAGCCGCGCACCGGCGTTAG
- a CDS encoding PDZ domain-containing protein, with protein MTIRLRRGSRLASRLVLMAAVLVLAAGLCAGPARAQEVITNESVVAMTRAGLPESVIVAKLRSGHSALDLRADALIALKQAGVSDRILEAMVATGSAAPDAGSSAPAPAGPSSHLGDPPAGPRLPGPMSQLPGSEALLPPSGAGEAPPMAPPPAWAAGSAAPQAADAQDGLGALLGALKSIADLVASTGSKAERRQDAGGEVGPPPEPILGSPAPPALPEVPPAPAAEGPSPMPPEPVPATPPVSPSAGSAPDPRQFAPRTGRLGVRVETLTAEAARSLGTGASEGAVLREVFPDSAAAVAGLRPGDVVTRINGQSVRSSEEMLAALAHRMRGERSRLAVVRGSAAGEIVVPAASEFSSPDQGAPLAARPERPPVATPRPAAPPAGLAAAAGTYRCWMFNVGGAGGRCRTSPPIILRADGTYEESSTRGSWTLRGSQVLLAGSTVRGAGRLESGNQIVFEYVYNGQPHRVTYLRQDGTGADAPAGAPARTVAAPPATPAPPAAAPSRVPVELTIRFAASDGSVGWINSVALIPAGGTTGPEALGRTDGKRSVAASFRSVEAGHVYTVHVSSGLHRWPVGTIDLRAPAGPVALTVNAPAPAARRDSGAPAPRDAVAPARAEPAGAAAGKPCDPRLPRYAQKGCTE; from the coding sequence ATGACGATCCGGCTGCGACGCGGAAGCAGGCTCGCCTCTCGTCTGGTGCTGATGGCGGCCGTCCTGGTCCTGGCGGCGGGGCTGTGCGCAGGACCGGCCCGGGCGCAGGAGGTGATCACCAACGAGTCGGTGGTGGCCATGACAAGAGCCGGGCTTCCCGAGTCGGTGATCGTCGCCAAGCTCCGCTCGGGGCATTCGGCGCTGGACCTGCGCGCCGACGCGCTGATCGCGCTGAAGCAGGCTGGCGTCTCGGATCGGATCCTGGAAGCCATGGTGGCGACGGGCAGCGCTGCGCCGGACGCAGGCTCGAGCGCGCCCGCTCCTGCGGGACCGTCCTCGCACCTCGGGGACCCCCCGGCGGGCCCGCGTCTGCCTGGGCCCATGTCGCAGCTCCCGGGCAGCGAGGCGCTCCTGCCGCCGTCCGGAGCTGGAGAGGCGCCGCCGATGGCCCCGCCGCCAGCGTGGGCCGCGGGCAGCGCGGCTCCGCAGGCCGCCGACGCGCAGGATGGTCTGGGCGCACTGCTGGGCGCGCTCAAGAGCATCGCCGATCTCGTCGCGAGCACCGGCAGCAAGGCGGAACGACGGCAAGACGCGGGCGGCGAGGTCGGTCCGCCACCCGAGCCCATCCTCGGCAGCCCGGCGCCGCCAGCGCTGCCCGAGGTCCCGCCGGCTCCGGCCGCTGAGGGCCCCTCGCCAATGCCGCCGGAACCCGTCCCCGCGACCCCTCCGGTATCGCCCTCGGCAGGAAGCGCGCCGGACCCGAGGCAGTTCGCGCCGCGGACCGGCCGGCTGGGCGTGCGGGTCGAGACCCTCACCGCCGAGGCGGCGCGGTCGCTGGGCACGGGCGCCAGCGAGGGTGCGGTGCTGCGCGAGGTGTTTCCGGACAGTGCGGCCGCGGTTGCCGGGCTGCGCCCCGGGGATGTGGTGACGCGGATCAACGGCCAGAGTGTCCGATCGTCGGAGGAGATGCTCGCAGCGCTCGCCCACCGGATGCGCGGCGAGCGCAGCCGCCTCGCTGTGGTTCGCGGGAGCGCCGCGGGGGAGATCGTGGTCCCGGCGGCCTCCGAGTTCTCCTCTCCGGACCAGGGGGCGCCGCTGGCCGCGAGGCCGGAGAGGCCGCCCGTGGCGACTCCGAGGCCGGCGGCACCGCCGGCGGGGCTGGCCGCGGCGGCGGGGACCTACCGCTGCTGGATGTTCAACGTGGGTGGGGCCGGCGGGCGCTGTCGCACCTCCCCTCCGATCATCCTCCGCGCCGACGGCACCTACGAGGAATCGAGCACGCGGGGCAGCTGGACGCTGCGCGGGAGCCAGGTGTTGCTCGCGGGCTCCACCGTCCGCGGCGCGGGGCGGCTGGAGTCCGGCAACCAGATCGTCTTCGAGTACGTCTACAACGGCCAGCCTCATCGCGTCACCTATCTCCGTCAGGACGGCACCGGCGCCGATGCGCCGGCCGGCGCGCCGGCCCGGACCGTCGCGGCGCCCCCCGCGACGCCGGCCCCGCCGGCGGCGGCCCCGTCGCGGGTGCCGGTGGAGCTCACGATCCGCTTCGCCGCGTCGGACGGGTCGGTGGGCTGGATCAACAGCGTCGCGCTGATCCCGGCCGGCGGGACGACGGGCCCCGAGGCGCTGGGACGAACGGATGGCAAGCGGTCAGTGGCTGCCTCGTTCCGGTCGGTGGAGGCGGGGCATGTCTACACGGTGCACGTGTCGAGCGGGCTGCACCGCTGGCCGGTGGGCACGATCGATCTGCGCGCGCCAGCGGGGCCGGTGGCGCTGACGGTGAACGCGCCCGCCCCGGCCGCGCGCCGGGACAGTGGCGCGCCCGCGCCCAGAGACGCCGTCGCGCCCGCACGCGCCGAGCCAGCGGGAGCCGCCGCCGGGAAGCCCTGCGACCCGCGGCTGCCCCGGTACGCGCAGAAGGGATGCACAGAGTGA
- a CDS encoding glutamate synthase subunit beta, with translation MGKATGFLEFTRDKQPYRPVAERVRDFRQVILPYPEAALRKQGARCMDCGIPFCHQGCPLGNLIPDWNDLVYRERWREAIDRLHATNNFPEFTGTLCPAPCEGACVLGVNDDPVTIKAVELAIVDRAWEEGWIRPEPPVVRTGKTVAIVGSGPAGLAAAQQLARSGHAVTVFERDDRPGGLLRYGIPEFKLEKRVLDRRLRQLEAEGVAFVTGAHVGVTVEVARLRADFDALVLTGGACAPRDLPVPGRELAGIHVAMEYLTLQNRRCQGEAISDERFISARGKRVVIIGGGDTGADCLGTAHRQGARSVHQLEILPRPPEHRAADNPWPQWPNVFRVSSAHAEGGERLFAVSTKRFLGDEQGHVGSLEAVEVELVRDGGRLTFKERNGTEFTLACELVLLAMGFVGPERPGMLEALGVRLTERGTVWRDARWMTSLPGIFTAGDMQRGQSLIVWAIAEGRSLARGVDLYLMGRSDLPSPL, from the coding sequence ATGGGCAAGGCGACCGGGTTTCTGGAGTTCACGCGGGACAAGCAGCCGTACCGCCCCGTGGCGGAGCGGGTGCGCGACTTCCGGCAGGTCATCCTCCCCTACCCCGAGGCGGCGCTCCGGAAGCAGGGCGCCCGCTGCATGGACTGCGGCATCCCCTTCTGCCATCAGGGCTGCCCGCTCGGCAACCTCATCCCCGACTGGAACGACCTCGTCTACCGGGAGCGCTGGCGGGAGGCCATCGACCGCCTCCACGCCACAAACAACTTCCCGGAGTTCACCGGTACCCTCTGCCCCGCCCCCTGCGAGGGGGCCTGCGTCCTCGGCGTCAACGACGACCCCGTGACCATCAAAGCCGTCGAGCTGGCCATCGTGGACCGGGCGTGGGAGGAAGGCTGGATCAGGCCCGAGCCCCCGGTGGTCCGCACCGGCAAGACCGTCGCCATCGTGGGCTCGGGTCCCGCCGGCCTGGCCGCCGCGCAGCAGCTGGCCCGGTCGGGTCATGCCGTCACCGTCTTCGAGCGCGACGACCGCCCCGGCGGCCTCCTCCGTTACGGCATCCCGGAGTTCAAGCTCGAGAAGCGCGTGCTCGACCGGAGGCTCCGCCAGCTGGAGGCCGAGGGCGTGGCCTTCGTCACGGGCGCGCACGTGGGCGTGACCGTGGAGGTGGCGCGGCTGCGCGCCGACTTCGACGCCCTCGTGCTCACGGGCGGGGCCTGCGCGCCGCGCGATCTGCCGGTTCCCGGCCGCGAGCTCGCGGGCATCCACGTCGCCATGGAGTACCTCACGCTCCAGAACCGGCGCTGCCAGGGCGAGGCCATCTCCGACGAGCGCTTCATCAGCGCGCGCGGCAAGCGCGTCGTCATCATCGGCGGCGGCGACACCGGCGCCGACTGTCTCGGCACCGCCCACCGGCAGGGCGCCCGATCGGTCCACCAGCTCGAGATCCTGCCGCGCCCGCCGGAGCACCGCGCCGCCGACAACCCCTGGCCGCAGTGGCCCAACGTCTTCCGCGTCTCCTCGGCCCATGCCGAGGGCGGCGAACGCCTCTTCGCCGTCTCCACCAAGCGCTTCCTGGGTGACGAGCAGGGGCACGTGGGCTCCCTCGAGGCCGTGGAGGTGGAGCTGGTCCGCGACGGCGGCCGCCTGACCTTCAAGGAGAGGAACGGCACCGAGTTCACGCTGGCCTGCGAGCTGGTGCTGCTGGCCATGGGCTTCGTCGGCCCCGAGCGCCCCGGCATGCTGGAGGCCCTCGGCGTGCGCCTCACCGAGCGCGGCACCGTGTGGCGCGACGCCCGCTGGATGACCAGCCTGCCCGGCATCTTCACGGCGGGCGACATGCAGCGCGGCCAGTCGCTCATCGTCTGGGCCATCGCGGAAGGGCGCAGCCTCGCCCGGGGCGTGGACCTCTACCTCATGGGCCGCTCCGACCTTCCCTCCCCCCTCTAG
- a CDS encoding PEP-CTERM sorting domain-containing protein encodes MSFACTTTDDRRFGCGSNTPSTGITLDLATVPEPSTLMLLILGSGVVLGFSVHARWRRAGI; translated from the coding sequence GTGAGCTTTGCCTGCACGACCACGGACGACCGGAGATTCGGATGCGGCAGCAATACCCCGAGCACGGGGATTACGCTCGACTTGGCTACAGTGCCGGAGCCTTCGACGCTGATGTTGCTCATTTTGGGGTCCGGAGTGGTGCTCGGGTTCAGCGTGCACGCGCGGTGGCGCCGTGCGGGCATCTGA
- a CDS encoding MFS transporter, whose amino-acid sequence MRTALFAAISRRCFYGWTVLAVAGLGIFASGAGQSHIFSVFSGPIGGDLGLSKAAIGSAYGLATLVAALCLPYMGRLLDRFGPRRTIAVVVLLFGAACLALGGAANIVWLAAGFAALRCLGMGALMLACTNLVSQWFSRRRGLALSLMALGFAASMAIHPPLGQYLAETLGWRRAWVILGLLTWVLLLPPIVLLVHDRPEDKGLRPDGDPPEPAVAGADSPATTAPNGLTLRAALGTPAFYIVGAGFFTTTMMATTLHFYQVSILGAQGVAAEIAARVFPVSALTMVLAMPFVGRLFDRWRTRHVFAGGLLVSAGALVGVTLVHDVATAVLYGMLFGINNASTMTMFGYMWPRYFGRRHLGSIQGMGQMIGALGAALGPLPVGLAFDLTGSAAATLRLLALLPIACAVAASFLRTPRGVTGGEHLE is encoded by the coding sequence GTGAGGACGGCGCTGTTCGCCGCCATCAGCAGGCGGTGCTTCTACGGCTGGACTGTCCTGGCCGTGGCCGGTCTCGGCATCTTCGCCAGCGGCGCCGGCCAGTCGCATATCTTCAGCGTCTTCAGCGGGCCCATCGGCGGGGACCTCGGCCTGTCCAAGGCTGCGATCGGATCGGCGTACGGCCTCGCCACCCTCGTGGCGGCCCTCTGTCTGCCGTACATGGGCCGGCTGCTGGACCGCTTCGGGCCCCGCCGTACGATTGCCGTGGTGGTGCTGCTGTTCGGCGCCGCCTGCCTGGCTCTGGGCGGCGCCGCGAACATCGTCTGGCTCGCCGCCGGCTTCGCGGCGCTCCGGTGCCTCGGCATGGGCGCGCTGATGCTCGCCTGCACGAACCTGGTCTCGCAGTGGTTCAGCCGCCGCCGTGGCCTCGCGCTGAGCCTGATGGCGCTCGGCTTCGCCGCCTCGATGGCGATTCACCCGCCGCTGGGCCAGTACCTGGCCGAGACGCTGGGATGGCGGCGGGCCTGGGTCATCCTGGGTCTTCTCACCTGGGTGCTGCTGCTGCCGCCGATCGTCCTGCTCGTGCACGACAGGCCGGAGGACAAGGGGCTTCGACCGGACGGCGATCCGCCCGAGCCCGCAGTCGCCGGGGCCGACAGCCCCGCCACGACCGCCCCGAATGGACTGACCTTGCGCGCGGCGCTCGGGACGCCCGCCTTCTACATCGTCGGGGCCGGCTTCTTCACCACCACGATGATGGCGACGACCCTGCACTTCTATCAGGTCTCGATCCTGGGGGCGCAGGGGGTGGCCGCGGAGATCGCCGCGCGGGTCTTCCCGGTGTCGGCGTTGACGATGGTGCTGGCCATGCCCTTCGTCGGCCGCCTCTTCGATCGGTGGCGCACGCGGCACGTCTTCGCCGGGGGCCTGCTCGTCAGCGCCGGCGCGCTCGTCGGCGTGACGCTCGTCCACGACGTCGCCACGGCCGTGCTCTACGGCATGCTCTTCGGGATCAACAATGCCTCGACGATGACGATGTTCGGCTACATGTGGCCGCGCTACTTCGGCCGCCGGCACCTCGGCAGCATCCAGGGCATGGGCCAGATGATCGGCGCCCTCGGGGCCGCGCTGGGGCCCTTACCCGTGGGGCTCGCCTTCGACCTCACGGGCAGCGCCGCGGCCACGCTGCGGCTGCTGGCGCTCCTGCCGATCGCCTGCGCCGTGGCGGCGAGCTTCCTCAGGACACCGCGCGGCGTCACGGGTGGCGAGCACCTGGAGTGA
- a CDS encoding ricin-type beta-trefoil lectin domain protein: MTGLLSAARIAAAVLTVGVLLAEVPRPEAGRPSRQCREGESVEQCARRERLQGKATQAAARVRTTYRQVLNREPTQDEINFHVGLGGPWSIGAGTDGAVRASVQLFDRVDKRYPRHGRIVFKGWAEIPQWLPDDVWVKRHAEAMARGELDESSLRAQLRDRTVTWAIQRAFEAELKSQGSLGPFLLDPGSRTWKLARGQVDRGTVQGINGLATWLKTHPQVRQDVADLPRLEREAAAAALEASFAAEVTRWPALASYLREDRRPPLKAALADLRAGQEGGGPDGIRRWLARQEVRARYWQTHGVGSRVATLERDAVVTGLQGAFDREVRLFPGLMGYLLDPSQPPYRTALVDLRAGREGGGAAGIAAYLRKPGVRDYYWSALGIVQQYALQEREAVREALTAAFASEVRSRPALVAYLVDEGQPPYRTALVDLRAGREGGGAEGIATYLGKPGVRQYYWNTLGIGRKAVELAARETAQAVLQGARETLGQGVVLLGAASNKCVRPMGSTSGAALQLVECTGQADQRFELVDGALKFQGKCVDARGGQGRNGDAILLWDCTGGANQRWAADGDGRIKGINGRCLDVEKENMAAGARLVLWDCKWPAARHQQWFVGRRLGFAYAFFRPNMPLVAGHVGWGYQQADGSFRAGAVDGTGIAPYIASQDDRGYHWIEKFPTEKAMTDYFRRWGEGTKDAQYTEVKRIAVLDPDYEGARAKADSFVGSGYIVVIKNCMDETNAVIQAYGAKGMPWPQTNWFPYFWFTNMASTAHHRL; the protein is encoded by the coding sequence ATGACAGGTCTACTGTCGGCCGCCAGGATCGCCGCTGCCGTCCTGACCGTGGGGGTGCTGCTGGCGGAGGTGCCCCGGCCGGAGGCGGGCCGCCCCTCCCGGCAGTGCCGCGAGGGTGAGAGCGTCGAGCAATGCGCGCGGCGCGAGCGACTGCAGGGCAAGGCCACGCAGGCCGCCGCGCGCGTTCGGACGACCTACCGGCAGGTCCTCAACCGGGAGCCCACTCAGGACGAGATCAACTTCCACGTGGGGTTGGGGGGACCGTGGAGCATCGGGGCTGGCACCGACGGCGCGGTCCGCGCCAGCGTGCAGCTGTTCGACCGGGTCGACAAGCGATACCCCCGTCACGGCCGCATCGTCTTCAAGGGCTGGGCGGAGATCCCGCAGTGGCTGCCGGACGACGTCTGGGTCAAGCGGCATGCCGAGGCCATGGCGCGGGGGGAGCTGGACGAGTCATCGTTGCGGGCGCAGCTGCGGGATCGCACCGTGACCTGGGCCATCCAGAGGGCATTCGAGGCCGAGCTGAAGTCACAGGGGTCGCTGGGCCCCTTCCTCCTGGATCCTGGGAGCCGGACGTGGAAGCTCGCCCGGGGGCAGGTCGACCGCGGCACCGTGCAGGGCATCAACGGGCTGGCGACGTGGCTGAAGACCCACCCGCAGGTGCGCCAGGACGTGGCCGATCTTCCGCGACTCGAGCGGGAGGCGGCTGCCGCGGCGCTGGAGGCGAGCTTCGCGGCCGAGGTGACGCGCTGGCCGGCGCTGGCGAGCTATCTTCGCGAGGATCGGCGGCCGCCGCTCAAGGCAGCGCTGGCCGACCTTCGGGCGGGCCAGGAGGGCGGCGGACCGGACGGGATCCGGCGCTGGCTCGCGCGCCAGGAGGTGCGCGCGCGCTACTGGCAGACTCATGGCGTGGGCAGCCGCGTCGCCACACTCGAGCGCGACGCGGTGGTGACGGGGCTACAGGGGGCATTCGACCGCGAGGTGAGGTTGTTCCCTGGCCTCATGGGCTACCTGCTGGACCCGAGCCAGCCGCCCTACCGCACGGCGCTGGTGGATCTGCGGGCGGGGCGCGAGGGGGGCGGGGCCGCGGGGATCGCCGCCTATCTGCGGAAGCCCGGGGTCCGCGACTACTACTGGAGCGCGCTGGGCATCGTGCAGCAGTACGCGCTGCAGGAGCGGGAGGCGGTCCGTGAGGCGCTGACGGCGGCCTTCGCCAGCGAGGTGCGCTCGCGGCCCGCGCTGGTCGCCTATCTCGTGGACGAGGGGCAGCCGCCCTACCGCACGGCGCTGGTGGATCTGCGGGCAGGGCGCGAAGGAGGCGGCGCAGAAGGGATCGCGACCTACCTGGGGAAGCCCGGGGTCCGCCAGTACTACTGGAATACCCTCGGCATCGGGCGGAAGGCCGTGGAGCTCGCCGCCCGCGAGACCGCCCAGGCCGTGCTCCAGGGCGCGCGGGAGACCCTGGGCCAGGGCGTCGTCCTGCTCGGGGCGGCGAGCAACAAGTGCGTGAGACCGATGGGGTCCACCAGCGGCGCGGCGCTGCAGCTGGTGGAGTGCACGGGTCAGGCGGACCAGCGCTTCGAGCTCGTCGACGGCGCGCTCAAGTTCCAGGGGAAGTGCGTCGACGCCCGCGGCGGCCAGGGCCGGAACGGGGACGCCATCTTGCTCTGGGACTGCACCGGAGGAGCCAACCAGCGGTGGGCGGCGGACGGCGACGGACGCATCAAGGGGATCAACGGCCGGTGCCTCGACGTGGAGAAGGAAAATATGGCGGCCGGCGCGAGGCTCGTGCTCTGGGATTGCAAGTGGCCGGCGGCCCGGCACCAGCAGTGGTTCGTCGGCCGGCGGCTCGGGTTCGCCTACGCCTTCTTCCGCCCCAACATGCCGCTGGTCGCCGGCCACGTCGGCTGGGGCTATCAGCAGGCCGACGGCAGCTTCCGCGCGGGCGCGGTGGACGGCACAGGGATCGCGCCTTACATCGCCTCGCAGGACGACCGCGGGTACCACTGGATCGAGAAATTCCCCACCGAGAAGGCGATGACGGATTACTTCCGGCGCTGGGGCGAAGGGACCAAGGACGCACAGTATACCGAGGTCAAGCGCATCGCGGTGCTGGATCCGGACTACGAGGGCGCCCGCGCGAAGGCGGACTCCTTCGTGGGCTCGGGCTACATCGTGGTCATCAAGAACTGCATGGACGAGACCAACGCGGTCATCCAGGCGTACGGCGCCAAGGGGATGCCGTGGCCGCAGACGAACTGGTTCCCCTACTTCTGGTTCACCAACATGGCGAGCACCGCGCATCACCGGCTGTAG
- a CDS encoding LLM class F420-dependent oxidoreductase, which produces MDFGAHIFGVGPLAEPETLARVARRAEELGYHSVFLADHIIVPRRLASTYPYSRDGSFPYDPDLDWLDPMVALGYLAAHTTTIRLGTSITVVPMRHPIVTAKQIASADHLSRGRVIFGAGVGWMEEEFTLLGASFHDRGRRMDEYLRLMKVLWTEEHPRFSGQYFQVEDCGFAPKPAQKPHVPLWIGGESPAALGRAARLGDGWHSAATSAADLPGKLRLLREALDRAGRTEAEFVISASPTDRLTLDLAHHFAAQGVRHLLAPVFSLDRDKVLQRLESIATHVIAPYRRDAG; this is translated from the coding sequence ATGGACTTCGGCGCACACATCTTCGGCGTGGGACCCCTCGCCGAGCCCGAGACGCTGGCGCGCGTCGCGCGCCGGGCCGAGGAGCTGGGCTATCACTCGGTGTTCCTGGCCGATCACATCATCGTCCCGCGGCGCCTGGCCTCGACCTACCCGTATTCCCGGGACGGCAGCTTCCCGTACGACCCGGACCTGGACTGGCTCGATCCCATGGTCGCCCTCGGCTACCTCGCCGCCCACACCACGACGATCCGCCTCGGCACCAGCATCACGGTGGTGCCCATGCGGCACCCCATCGTCACCGCCAAGCAGATCGCCAGCGCCGACCACCTCTCGCGGGGGCGCGTCATCTTCGGGGCCGGCGTGGGCTGGATGGAAGAGGAGTTCACCCTCCTCGGGGCCTCGTTCCACGACCGTGGCCGCCGCATGGACGAGTACCTGCGGCTCATGAAGGTCCTCTGGACCGAGGAGCACCCGCGCTTCTCGGGTCAGTACTTCCAGGTCGAGGACTGTGGCTTCGCCCCCAAGCCCGCGCAGAAGCCGCACGTGCCTCTCTGGATCGGCGGCGAGAGTCCAGCGGCGCTCGGCCGCGCGGCGCGGCTCGGGGACGGATGGCACTCGGCCGCCACCTCGGCGGCCGACCTGCCCGGCAAGCTCCGCCTCCTCCGCGAGGCGCTGGACCGGGCCGGACGCACGGAGGCGGAGTTCGTCATCAGCGCCTCGCCCACGGATCGGCTCACGCTGGATCTTGCCCACCACTTCGCCGCCCAGGGCGTGCGGCACCTGCTCGCGCCGGTGTTCAGCCTCGATCGCGACAAGGTGCTCCAGCGCCTGGAGTCCATCGCCACCCACGTCATCGCGCCGTACCGGCGCGACGCCGGATGA
- a CDS encoding PEP-CTERM sorting domain-containing protein, producing MQGPLSFHRAAFFATVLFACAQVAPASATSVPVPGGSRDCSKDVSLVEQNFGGAAKEFTVHITDEKGRDIGQRDLGVIPAGGSRTLYIKAGEFNRTNCDAFNTTKAPNAGGGPGPNPFGGGGGGPLPGGGGNQPGNGAGALLWIESFYFDTGSAEWTIESNSDFIHQSVGNDVPVLIPDLWAVDSFFDIFTDVTLYSLVNLEEFMAAPGGIPSFAPNQVFTVLNGQVAALPGMTFSWAPFAFDPSTGWTTTGPLYGSAEDGAPEGRLAMAQTDHEFTAVPEPASLLLLGAGLGGLFGLHRARRRG from the coding sequence ATGCAAGGACCACTGTCATTTCATCGCGCGGCGTTTTTCGCCACGGTGCTTTTCGCCTGCGCGCAAGTCGCGCCGGCGTCCGCCACGTCAGTGCCCGTTCCCGGCGGCAGCCGCGACTGTTCCAAAGACGTCTCCCTCGTGGAGCAGAATTTCGGCGGCGCGGCGAAAGAGTTCACCGTTCACATCACGGATGAGAAAGGCCGGGACATCGGGCAACGTGATCTTGGCGTCATCCCGGCCGGCGGCTCAAGGACGCTGTACATCAAGGCCGGCGAATTCAACAGAACGAATTGCGACGCCTTCAACACGACCAAGGCGCCGAACGCCGGCGGCGGCCCCGGGCCGAATCCGTTTGGCGGCGGGGGCGGCGGACCGCTGCCGGGCGGCGGCGGCAATCAGCCAGGCAACGGCGCCGGCGCGCTCCTGTGGATCGAATCCTTCTATTTCGACACGGGCAGCGCGGAATGGACTATCGAGAGCAATTCCGATTTCATTCACCAGAGCGTCGGCAATGACGTGCCCGTCCTCATCCCGGATTTGTGGGCGGTGGACAGTTTCTTCGACATCTTCACCGACGTGACGCTCTACAGCCTCGTCAATCTGGAGGAATTCATGGCCGCGCCGGGCGGCATCCCAAGCTTTGCCCCGAACCAGGTCTTCACCGTCCTCAATGGCCAGGTCGCCGCGCTGCCGGGCATGACCTTCAGCTGGGCGCCCTTTGCCTTCGACCCGTCCACGGGCTGGACGACGACCGGGCCGCTCTACGGCAGCGCCGAAGACGGCGCGCCGGAGGGACGGCTGGCGATGGCGCAGACGGATCATGAATTCACCGCGGTGCCCGAACCGGCGAGTCTCTTGCTGCTCGGGGCGGGTCTTGGCGGCCTGTTCGGGCTGCACCGGGCGCGCAGGCGCGGGTAA